Genomic window (Terriglobales bacterium):
CGCCTGCACTTCCTTGCGGTTGGGCGTCGTGACCTTCTTCATCTCGGTACGGACGTCGCTGTAGAAGGCCTTGATGCGCTGCGGCCAGGCTTTCATTCTTTCGGTGAAGCTGCCTTCCGTCATCGCGGTCACTGCTGCCGACTTTGCCATTCGTTACTGCCTCGTCTTTTTTCCTGATTCCGGGTGCTGCGCGGTCCTGAAACCTGGCAGGGGCGGAGGGATTCGAACCCCCAAGTCCGGTTTTGGAGACCGGCAGTTTAACCGTTAAGCTTACGCCCCTGCATTCACTGCCGACTTGCGGAATCGCTAATTGCGGAATTCGAATTCGGCAATTCCGCAGTTCGGCAATTCCGCAATTACTTCGCTTCCTTATGCGGCGTGTGCTTGCGGCACTTCCGGCAAAACTTGCTCATCTCCAGCCGGTCCGGCGTTGTCTTCCGGTTCTTCGTCGTGGAGTAGTTCTTGTCTTTGCACTCCGTGCACTGCAGCTGAATGATCTCCCGTGGCATACATCCTCTCCATTGCCCATCG
Coding sequences:
- the secE gene encoding preprotein translocase subunit SecE; translation: MAKSAAVTAMTEGSFTERMKAWPQRIKAFYSDVRTEMKKVTTPNRKEVQATTVVVIITVFLFGFYFWVVDNTIARIIDTVMRHFTHR
- the rpmG gene encoding 50S ribosomal protein L33, with the protein product MPREIIQLQCTECKDKNYSTTKNRKTTPDRLEMSKFCRKCRKHTPHKEAK